The Candidatus Ozemobacteraceae bacterium genome segment TCGGGATGCCAAAATGGGAAATGCCATTGTTTTGTGCGTGTGGTGCAGAGAATCTTCCTCTGCTATAGTATCTGGAGAATGTGGAGGCTGGTATGAGCGATCCAAAAGAAATCCCGACGAAAACATATACATATGCAGACTACTGCACGTGGACTGACGATAAACGATTCGAATTGATTGACGGTATTCCCTACGACATGACGCCGGCGCCGGGAACCCTCCATCAGACCTTGGTTGGTAAACTGTATCGTTTCCTGGATGAATTTTTCGAAGGAAAACGGTGTAAAGCATTCGTTGCTCCGGTCGACGTGCGTCTGCCCAAGGGAGACGAATCCGACGACGAGGTAAATACCGTCGTTCAGCCCGATGTGATCGTCGTCTGCGACGAAACGAAAATAGACGCCAAAGGATGCAGGAAAGCCCCCGACCTCGTCATCGAAGTGCTCTCCTTCTCGACCGCCTCGCGCGACCAAATTAAAAAGCGTGCATTATACGAACGTCACGGTGTCAAAGAATACTGGATCGTGCATCCCGACGATCGTCTGGTCTACATGTATCGGCGGTTACCCGACGGCCGTTTCGGTCCTGCCGACATCGTCGCGGCCGAAACCGAAAGCGGCACCCCGGTGACCCTCTCGACGCCGCTGTTTCCTGACCTCGCTATCGACCTGGGCCGTGTATTTCCGCCGCTCCCGCCCCGCGTCATTCGTGAAGGCCCGCCTCGCTATCTTTGATGAGTTCCTCTCCGGTGAAAGGACCATATCGCATGTCGGTACCCCGACAACATCCGAAAAAAGA includes the following:
- a CDS encoding Uma2 family endonuclease; protein product: MEAGMSDPKEIPTKTYTYADYCTWTDDKRFELIDGIPYDMTPAPGTLHQTLVGKLYRFLDEFFEGKRCKAFVAPVDVRLPKGDESDDEVNTVVQPDVIVVCDETKIDAKGCRKAPDLVIEVLSFSTASRDQIKKRALYERHGVKEYWIVHPDDRLVYMYRRLPDGRFGPADIVAAETESGTPVTLSTPLFPDLAIDLGRVFPPLPPRVIREGPPRYL